In a single window of the Balaenoptera acutorostrata chromosome 3, mBalAcu1.1, whole genome shotgun sequence genome:
- the LOC103011342 gene encoding cholesterol side-chain cleavage enzyme, mitochondrial produces MLARGLPLHSVLVRGCQPLLSTPREGLGHPRVGTGEGAGISTKTPRPFNEIPTPGDNGWLNLYRFWREKGSQKIHYHHVQNFQKYGPIYREKLGNLESVYIIDPEDVALLFKFEGPNPERYNIPPWVAYHQYYQKPIGVLLKKAGAWKKDRLVLNTEVMAPEAIKNFIPLLNPVSQDFVGVLHRRIKQQGSGKFSGDIREDLFRFAFESITNVMFGERLGMLEEVVDPEAQKFIDAVYQMFHTSVPMLNLPPDLFRLFRTKTWRDHVAAWDIIFNKAEKYTENFYWDLRRKREFTNYPGILYRLLGNEKLLSEDVKANITEMLAGGVDTTSMTLQWHLYEMARSLNVQDMLREEVLNARRQAQGDTSKMLQLVPLLKASIKETLRLHPISVTLQRYLASDLVLRDYMIPAKTLVQVAIYAMGRDPAFFSNPDKFDPTRWLGKDRDLIHFRNLGFGWGVRQCVGRRIAELEMTLFLIHILENFKVELQHLSDVDTIFNLILMPDKPIFLVFQPFNQDPPQA; encoded by the exons ATGCTGGCCAGGGGGCTTCCCCTCCACTCAGTCCTGGTCAGAGGCTGCCAGCCCCTCCTGAGCACCCCGCGGGAGGGCCTGGGGCATCCCAGGGTGGGCACTGGAGAGGGAGCTGGCATCTCCACTAAAACCCCTCGCCCCTTCAATGAGATCCCCACCCCTGGTGACAATGGCTGGCTTAACCTATACCGTTTCTGGAGGGAGAAGGGCTCACAGAAAATCCACTATCACCACGTCCAGAACTTCCAGAAGTACGGCCCCATTTACAG AGAGAAGCTCGGCAATTTGGAGTCAGTTTATATCATCGACCCTGAAGATGTGGCCCTTCTCTTTAAGTTCGAGGGACCCAACCCAGAACGATACAACATCCCACCCTGGGTTGCCTATCACCAGTATTACCAGAAACCCATCGGGGTCCTGTTGAA GAAGGCAGGAGCCTGGAAGAAAGACCGGTTGGTCCTGAACACGGAGGTGATGGCTCCAGAGGCCATAAAGAACTTCATTCCCCTGCTGAACCCAGTGTCTCAGGACTTCGTCGGCGTCCTGCACAGGCGCATCAAGCAGCAGGGCTCTGGAAAGTTCTCAGGGGACATCAGGGAAGACCTGTTTCGCTTCGCCTTTGAGT CCATCACCAATGTCATGTTTGGGGAGCGCCTGGGGATGCTGGAGGAAGTAGTGGACCCTGAGGCCCAGAAGTTCATTGATGCCGTCTACCAGATGTTCCACACCAGTGTCCCCATGCTCAACCTCCCTCCAGACCTGTTCCGTCTGTTCAGGACCAAGACCTGGAGAGACCATGTAGCCGCATGGGACATAATTTTCAATAAAG CTGAAAAATACACCGAGAACTTCTACTGGGACCTGAGACGGAAAAGAGAGTTCACCAATTACCCAGGTATCCTCTACCGCCTCCTGGGAAATGAGAAGCTGCTCTCTGAGGACGTCAAGGCCAACATTACGGAGATGCTTGCAGGGGGCGTGGACacg ACATCCATGACGTTGCAATGGCACTTGTATGAGATGGCACGCAGCCTGAATGTGCAAGACATGCTGCGGGAGGAGGTCCTGAATGCCCGGCGCCAGGCCCAGGGAGACACAAGCAAGATGCTGCAATTGGTCCCACTCCTCAAAGCTAGCATCAAGGAGACACTGAG ACTCCACCCCATCTCCGTGACCCTACAGAGATACCTCGCAAGTGACTTGGTTCTTCGAGATTACATGATTCCTGCCAAG ACATTGGTGCAAGTAGCCATCTATGCCATGGGCCGAGACCCTGCCTTCTTCTCGAATCCGGACAAGTTTGACCCAACCAGGTGGCTGGGTAAAGACAGGGACCTCATCCACTTCCGGAACCTGGGCTTTGGCTGGGGTGTACGGCAGTGTGTGGGCCGGCGGATTGCTGAGCTCGAGATGACCCTCTTCCTCATCCAT ATTCTGGAGAACTTCAAGGTTGAATTGCAGCATCTCAGTGATGTGGACACCATATTCAACCTCATCCTGATGCCCGACAAGCCCATCTTCCTTGTCTTCCAGCCCTTCAACCAAGACCCACCCCAGGCGTGA